The Pangasianodon hypophthalmus isolate fPanHyp1 chromosome 2, fPanHyp1.pri, whole genome shotgun sequence genome window below encodes:
- the eno1b gene encoding enolase 1b, (alpha) isoform X2 produces MLELDGTDNKSKFGANAILGVSLAVCKAGAAEKGVPLYRHIADLAGNPEVILPVPAFNVINGGSHAGNKLAMQEFMILPVGASSFKEAMRIGAEVYHNLKNVIKEKYGKDATNVGDEGGFAPNILENKEALELLKTAISKAGYSDEVVIGMDVAASEFYRDGKYDLDFKSPDDPSRYITSDELADLYKSFVQDYPVVSIEDPFDQDDWQAWASFTGTTDIQVVGDDLTVTNPKRISKAVEEKACNCLLLKVNQIGSVTESLQACKMAQSSGWGVMVSHRSGETEDTFIADLVVGLCTGQIKTGAPCRSERLAKYNQILRIEEELGDKAHFAGRKFRNPLN; encoded by the exons ATGCTGGAGTTGGATGGCACTGATAACAAGT CTAAATTTGGCGCCAATGCCATCCTGGGTGTATCCCTGGCTGTGTGCAAGGCAGGAGCTGCAGAGAAAGGTGTCCCTTTGTACCGACATATTGCTGACCTTGCAGGCAACCCAGAGGTCATCCTGCCAGTGCCG GCTTTCAATGTGATAAATGGTGGCTCCCATGCGGGCAATAAGCTGGCAATGCAGGAGTTCATGATCCTGCCAGTGGGAGCCAGTAGCTTTAAGGAGGCCATGCGCATCGGGGCTGAGGTCTACCACAACCTGAAAAACGTCATTAAGGAGAAGTATGGCAAGGATGCCACCAATGTAGGTGATGAGGGCGGATTTGCTCCAAATATCCTGGAGAATAAGGAAG CTCTGGAGCTGCTAAAGACTGCCATCAGCAAAGCAGGTTACTCCGATGAAGTTGTCATTGGCATGGATGTGGCAGCATCAGAGTTTTACAGGGATGGAAAATATGATCTGGACTTCAAGTCACCTGATGACCCCAGTCGTTACATCACCTCTGATGAACTTGCTGATCTGTACAAGAGCTTTGTGCAGGATTACCCTG TGGTGTCCATTGAAGACCCATTTGACCAGGATGACTGGCAGGCCTGGGCCAGCTTTACAGGCACTACAGACATTCAGGTAGTTGGGGACGACCTGACCGTGACTAACCCCAAACGCATTTCCAAAGCAGTGGAGGAGAAGGCCTGCAACTGTCTGCTGCTCAAAGTGAACCAGATTGGCTCTGTGACAGAGTCCCTGCAGGC CTGTAAGATGGCTCAGTCCAGTGGCTGGGGTGTGATGGTGAGCCACCGCTCAGGAGAGACTGAGGACACATTCATTGCTGACCTGGTGGTTGGCCTGTGCACTGGACAG ATCAAAACAGGAGCGCCCTGTCGTTCTGAGCGCCTGGCCAAGTACAACCAGATCCTCAG AATTGAAGAGGAACTGGGCGATAAGGCTCATTTTGCAGGGAGGAAGTTCAGGAACCCACTGAACTGA
- the eno1b gene encoding enolase 1b, (alpha) isoform X1 encodes MSIVKIHAREIFDSRGNPTVEVDLYTEKGLFRAAVPSGASTGIYEALELRDNDKSCYLGKGVSKAVEHVNQTIAPALIEQGIPVVEQDKIDQFMLELDGTDNKSKFGANAILGVSLAVCKAGAAEKGVPLYRHIADLAGNPEVILPVPAFNVINGGSHAGNKLAMQEFMILPVGASSFKEAMRIGAEVYHNLKNVIKEKYGKDATNVGDEGGFAPNILENKEALELLKTAISKAGYSDEVVIGMDVAASEFYRDGKYDLDFKSPDDPSRYITSDELADLYKSFVQDYPVVSIEDPFDQDDWQAWASFTGTTDIQVVGDDLTVTNPKRISKAVEEKACNCLLLKVNQIGSVTESLQACKMAQSSGWGVMVSHRSGETEDTFIADLVVGLCTGQIKTGAPCRSERLAKYNQILRIEEELGDKAHFAGRKFRNPLN; translated from the exons ATGTCCATCGTGAAGATCCATGCCCGGGAGATTTTTGATTCCAGAGGGAATCCGACTGTAGAAGTGGACCTTTACACAGAGAAAG GTCTGTTTCGAGCTGCTGTTCCTAGTGGAGCTTCCACTGGCATCTATGAAGCTCTGGAGTTAAGGGACAATGATAAATCATGCTATCTGggcaaag GTGTCTCAAAGGCTGTTGAGCATGTCAATCAAACAATTGCACCTGCACTGATTGAACAG GGAATCCCTGTAGTTGAGCAAGACAAGATTGACCAGTTCATGCTGGAGTTGGATGGCACTGATAACAAGT CTAAATTTGGCGCCAATGCCATCCTGGGTGTATCCCTGGCTGTGTGCAAGGCAGGAGCTGCAGAGAAAGGTGTCCCTTTGTACCGACATATTGCTGACCTTGCAGGCAACCCAGAGGTCATCCTGCCAGTGCCG GCTTTCAATGTGATAAATGGTGGCTCCCATGCGGGCAATAAGCTGGCAATGCAGGAGTTCATGATCCTGCCAGTGGGAGCCAGTAGCTTTAAGGAGGCCATGCGCATCGGGGCTGAGGTCTACCACAACCTGAAAAACGTCATTAAGGAGAAGTATGGCAAGGATGCCACCAATGTAGGTGATGAGGGCGGATTTGCTCCAAATATCCTGGAGAATAAGGAAG CTCTGGAGCTGCTAAAGACTGCCATCAGCAAAGCAGGTTACTCCGATGAAGTTGTCATTGGCATGGATGTGGCAGCATCAGAGTTTTACAGGGATGGAAAATATGATCTGGACTTCAAGTCACCTGATGACCCCAGTCGTTACATCACCTCTGATGAACTTGCTGATCTGTACAAGAGCTTTGTGCAGGATTACCCTG TGGTGTCCATTGAAGACCCATTTGACCAGGATGACTGGCAGGCCTGGGCCAGCTTTACAGGCACTACAGACATTCAGGTAGTTGGGGACGACCTGACCGTGACTAACCCCAAACGCATTTCCAAAGCAGTGGAGGAGAAGGCCTGCAACTGTCTGCTGCTCAAAGTGAACCAGATTGGCTCTGTGACAGAGTCCCTGCAGGC CTGTAAGATGGCTCAGTCCAGTGGCTGGGGTGTGATGGTGAGCCACCGCTCAGGAGAGACTGAGGACACATTCATTGCTGACCTGGTGGTTGGCCTGTGCACTGGACAG ATCAAAACAGGAGCGCCCTGTCGTTCTGAGCGCCTGGCCAAGTACAACCAGATCCTCAG AATTGAAGAGGAACTGGGCGATAAGGCTCATTTTGCAGGGAGGAAGTTCAGGAACCCACTGAACTGA